In the genome of Flavobacteriaceae bacterium YJPT1-3, the window TCAAGACCGATCTCACCTACAATATGTTCGGTCCCGTCAGACCCTGGGATCGATCCAACAACAGAACCGGAGAAGACTTGCGCAGAGCCATGGCTATGAATGCCAATTTACACACCATGATCCAAAGCGGATACTACGATGGCGCTACTACGTATTTTAACGCGAAATACGTGATGTGGCAACTCAACGCCAATGGCAAGCTAACGGACCATTTGAGTTTTAAGGGGTATCGCAGCGGTCACATGATGTACTTACGCACAGAAGATCTAGAAAATGCCAATGAAGATCTACGTGAGTTCATTAAGACCTCCATGCAAAAGATCGCGGATCCCTCGAAGTATTAATCTGGGTCTATGGAAATGGATGGGCTACTCGCTTCAGTGTTCTTTGGCCTCGGGGTAGCCGCTTTTACCCTCTCTACCATTTCCGGTGGAGGTGGCGCATTACTGCTCATTCCATTCACCAATCTGTTCGTTGGTCAGTCACAGGCCGCCCCTATCCTCAATCTGGGTACTTTTATTGGCAGACCGGCTCGATTGCTGCTATTTTGGAAATCGATTCGATGGGATATTTTTTGGTATTATGTACCTGCAGCTGCATTGGGCGCTGTTGTGGCAGCTTACTTTTTCGCTCGGATCCAGGTTCCGCTTTTACAAATTCTTATTGGTGTCTTTTTGATAAGTACCCTGGTTCAATATCGTTTTGGTAAGAAAGAACGCTCCTTCCCCGTCGAGAAATGGTATTTCATTCCCCTGGGATTGTTCATCTCCGGCGTAGGTACCATCACCGGAGGGATGGGGCCCATTCTGAATCCGTTCTACCTGAATATGGGAGTCACCAAAGAAGCACTTATCGCTACCAAGACCGCGAACTCTTTTTTTGTGGGATTGATCCAGATTGGGAGTTATAGCTTTTTTGGCTTGCTCAGCGGAGCTCTATGGGGCTATGGTACGGCCTTAGGCCTGGGAGCCATAGTTGGCAATATACTGGGTAAGCAACTCCTTAAGTCTATGAAACCGATCACTTTTCGCCGCTGGGTGATCGCGATAATGGTCGTTAGCGGACTGCTTTTGCTTTTTCAAGGTGTTCAATCTTACTTATCGTAACTTTAAAAGAAAAAAATGGCAGCCATACTCAAAGTAAAAGAACTTCGTGCGCAATGGGAGACGCAGGACCCATTTCTGTTTTGCGCTTATCATAAAGATCAATACCCATCGGGTAATGAACAACTCGGGCCTTCTGTTTCAGTAGACGACCGGCCTTTGGGGCAGGATTTCGTTGGAAAGGATGGCTGGCGCATGTATCACGGTTCGCGAGTCCCTGGTTTCCCGGCTCACCCCCATAAAGGTTTTGAAACCGTGACTATAGTAGAAGAAGGTTTTGCTGATCACAGTGATTCCCTGGGAGCAGCGGGACGTTTTGGGAATGGAGACGTTCAATGGATGACTGCCGGTAAAGGGGTACAGCACAGTGAAATGTTCCCCTTATTGAATAAAAATAAAGAAAACCCCTTGTTATTGTTTCAAATCTGGCTCAATCTTCCCGCAAGAAGTAAACAGGTTCAACCTCACTACAAAATGCTCTGGAGTGAAGACATCCCAATGCATACCGAAAAGGATGATGCTGGCAAGACCATACAGATCAAGCTCATCGCGGGAAATTACAAAGGCACTAAAGCCTTACCCCCTGCACCGGATAGCTGGGCAGCCACAGAGAAGCATCACGTGAACATCTGGTTGATCGAGATGGAAGCTTCCGCGAAATTTACACTTCCTGCCAATCAGGCGCTTACCAATCGGTCCTTGTTTTTCTACGAAGGTCAGGAACTCCATGCAGAAGACTATACCATTCCCGTAAATCACGGCATTGATCTGGACTCTGATGAGGAGTTTCACATGCAAAATGGAAATGAAACCGCTCGGTTCCTGTACCTGGAAGGACAGCCCATTTGCGAGCCGGTGGCCCAACGAGGTCCGTTTGTGATGAATACCTATCAGGAGATCAATGAAGCTATTCTGGAGTACCAAAAAACAGAATTCGGAGGATGGCCCTGGCCTACTCACGAACCCGTGCATCAGGATGCCCAAGGTCGATTTGCGCGATTTGCCGACGGATCAGAAGTGCTAAAAGACTGATTACGGCACGATTAGAATAAACAATTCTTCATAATTAATTTAGCATTAAAAAGGGGGTTAAGCCCCTTTTTGTGTATTTCATCGATGATTTTATGCACTTTTTCGATAAAAAAACTTGCTAGCTTCTGGATTTCTAGTATATTCGCCCCAGAATTTAACATTTTTACCTAACGAACCCAATCTATCTTCAAGCCTATGAGATGGTTAACCTTCCCCAAACCGGGTAAGCAATTTATCTTGTTTACCCTGTTCTCCATACTTTGCTATGGATCCAGCTTTGCACAATGTGCCGGTACCGATGGTGCCGATACTGTTTGTGACAAAACAGACCCTTCCAATCAGACCTATGATTTAAATCTCCAATTGGGAGGCACTCCCGATCCGGGAGGCACCTGGTCTGATGATGATAACTCCGGCGGACTCGATCCGGCGACAGGTATCCTTAATCTGTGGCAAATCAGTCGCGGGGGTATCTACACCTACACCTATACGGTTGCCGGTGGGGGTGCTTGTACCGATAATGATGCGGTAGTCACCTTAACCCTCGGCTCCTTTGCAGGACAGGATAACAATTCTGCGGTGGCTTGTGATGATGACTCCTCCATTAATCTTTTCTCCTTCGTAGGAAGTGGCCCCAGTCCTACCCTCGACGGTACCTGGACTAGTCCGGATGCCGGTACGGCGCTTTCCGGAAGCAACTTTAATGCTGCAGCTGCTGGGCAGGGGATTTACAATTTCACCTACACTACTCCCGCCATTGGAAGCTGTCCTTCGGACATGTCTACTGTACGGGTTGAAGTATTTCGCGCTCCGGATGCAGGGACACCAGAACCTCCTTTGGTCTTTTGTGAAACGGACGATCTTACGGCCTTCACCAATTATAATCTGAGGAACGAGTTGACGGATGAAGATGGAGGCGGACGCTGGACGGAAAATTCGGGTACCTCGGAAATTAGTGGTCCAACCGATTCCAATATCAATATTGAAAATATACGCGATACCTTTGGACCGGGTATCTATACCTTTACCTATACCGTAGATCCAACTAACCCGATTTGTGCTCAGGCCCAAAGTACGGTGACTATTGAGATCGAAGAAGTTATTGATTTTACGGGGGCCACTTTGGATATTACTGATCCAACCAACGATCCGGAAGCCCTTTGTGTGAGCGATCTTCCGTACACGGTTATCGCACAGATTACCGAAGGAACGACGAATCCTATTCCGGATGGCACTTATGATGTAGAATATCAAACCAGCCCGGCACCCAACGCCGGTTCGGAGACCGTTTCGGTGACTTTCAGCGGCGGTGTGGGCTCCTTTCCCCTGAACTCAACTTTCCTGACCGATGCCGGAACCGTGACTATAGAAGTGATCAGTGTGACTGACCCGGGTACTTCCCTGAACTGCCAACGACCTGTTAGCGGTTTAACGGATGAACTCATCATCAATCCCAATCCGGATCCGTCCGATACGCAAATCGTCGTCACGGAACCTATTTGTGAAGGTGACCCGGCTACAGTAGCACTGAGCGATGCCGGAAATACTCCCGGAATTCAGCTGAGCGATGGTACCTATACCATCGATTACACCCTGACCGGCCCGAGTGGAACCAATACGATAAGTGAAAGCATCACCGTAAGTGGTGGAGCCTCTACCTTCACCATTGCGAGTACTGACTTGCCGGAAGATGGAGCCTACACCATCACCATTACCCAATTTACAGGAGTTGGAGGATGTACGGCTACCTCAAATATCAGCGATGATTTTACCGTGTCTCCATTGCCTGACGCCTCCGCAGTGACGGTCACTATCGATAATGTGTGTGTTGGAGACCCCGTAGAAGTGGTCATCACCGATCCGGGAAGTCCGGCAGCACTGACTGACGGAACCTATGATTTTGAATACGACCTTAGTGGAGCGATCAATCAAAGCGGTCAGGTGGCCACTAATGTGGTCATCACCGGCGGAACAGGAAGTTTCTTCCTGCCCAACGGCATCCTGACTGATGGAAACTCCACCTTGACCCTCACCAATATCACGAACGCAACGACTACTTGTGATGCCATCAATCTAAGCAGTCCGATGGCTTCTTTTGTGATCACCCGCAATCCGGATTTCACCAATAGTGTCATCACGGTGGAGGATGTTTGTCAAAATGAAGACGCCACCGTAACCGTAGAAGATACCGAGGTCAATATCCCGGACGCTACTTACAGTGTGGTCTATGACCTAAGCGGTGCTAACGCCGTGACCAATATTGCCGTGACCGTAACCTTTGCGAACGGAGACGCTACCTTCAGTATACTTGCTTCTCAATTGACCGCTGCCGGTACAACTACCCTCACTTTGACCGATGCGAAAAATGCTTCAGCCGGCTGTGATGATATCGGTTTACCTCGAAGTGTTTCTTTTGAAGTGCTGGAGCGCCCGGTCATTGACAATGCAACCGTGACCGTCGCACAACCCATTTGTGAAGGAGAATCAGCCGCAGTGAACATAGTTGGTGGCAATGTTGCCGATGGAGACTATGAATTGACCTATGATCTGACCGGTGCCAATACAGCAACCGCAGAAACGATCACAGTGACCTTCACTGGTGGGAATACCAGTTTTACGATCAATAGTGCGCTGATCTCCGGAGTAGGAACGACTACCCTGACCATCACCAACATTGTAGATCAAAACTTCCCGAATGCCTGTGACAATACGGTGACCGGTGTGACAACTTCTTTCGAGGTGAGTCCTAATCCGGATACTTCAAACGCCAGTCTTACCTTAGCCGATCCCATTTGTGAAGGCGATGAAGGCCTGGTGACGGTCACCGACACTTCAGGACTGCTTGCGGATGGCGATTACACCATTACCTATGATCTTAGCGGTGCGAATACAGCCACTGCCAATACAGCGAATCTGACCCTGGCTTCCGGAACCGGAAGTTTTGTGATAGCCGCTGCCGATTTAACCAATGTAGGCACGACAACCGTGACCTTTACGACCATAGTAACGCAGGCCACCGGCTGTAGCAGCCCGTCAAGCCTTAGTGGTTCTTTTGAAATTCAACCGATACCTGATCTGAGCGGGGCCTCTGTGAGCATTGCTGATATATGCCTGGAGGACAATGCTACGGCTGTCCTTACGGCTCCGGCACTCGCTGATGGCACTTATGACTTACTATTCTCCCTTTCGGGGAATAACACGGCAACCGACGTATCGGTAAGCGCAACAGCCGCTTCGGGAACATTGAGCTTTACCATCGACAGTAGTTTACTCACTCTCGTGGGAACCACAAACCTGAACCTGACTCAAGTCGCTAATCAGGGCACGGGCTGTCTCGTTTCAGGCCTGACCCTAAGCGATTCTTTTGAAGTATTCCCCTTGCCAGAAATTGATAGTGCCAACCTAAGCGCTTCTGACGAATGTCTGGGAGCCGATGTACTGATCAACCTGACAGGAACCGGCTTGGATGCTGGTGATTATACCTTGACCTATACCTTAAGCGGAGCCAACAGCTCGGGCCCAACTTTGGAATCCATCACAGTTTCCGGAGGAACAGCCTCCTTCACAGTAGCCGCGGCTATGCTACCAAATTCAGGAACGACTACCTTAACCATCGGTAGCACGACCAACACCACTACCGGATGTTCGACCGTGAATAATGCGAGTATTGAGTTTGAAGTATTCCCCTTACCGGTGATCAGTAGTGCTAATGTACGTGTGGAAGACAGCTGTTTGAATACGGCGGCCCTGGTTGAAATCGTAGGTACCGGATTTTCTGATGGCACCTATACATTTTCATATGACCTCAGCGGCGCCAACACCGGAAGCTTTACCTCTACAGATGGGACCTTCAGTAGTGGGACCGGCACATTTACGATCCCGGAAACCGCATTAAACAACACGGGTACGACCACCCTGACCATTACCGAAGTGATTTCCCCAGAAGGATGTAGTTCAGGCCCGATCACTGCCACTCAGGATTTCGAAGTGCTTCCTCTACCGGACGCTTCTGGTACTGCGGTAAGTGTAGATGATATTTGTTTGTCTGAAGATGCTGCTGTAGTAATTTCTGGCGCCACTTCCCTGGCTGACGGAGACTACCTGATCGCTTATCTGGTGACCGGGTCCAATTCCAATGAAGGCCCTGACGCCGTTGACATCGTTGCTGCGGTGACCGTGATAGGTGGAACAGCCAGCTTTACCTTGCCGGCCGCTACCTTACTTCAAAATCCGGGTACGACCGTACTGGAACTACAGGAAATCCTTTTTGAAGATACCGGCTGTACGGCGATCAATCTGACGCCATCTCCGGTCAGCTTTGAGGTACAGGACCCCGCATTACCGACGGTAAGTGATCTGGAATTCTGTATCAACGATGACCCTACGCTTAACGATCTTTTGGGAAGACTCTCCTTTACTGATGGAGTATCGCTATTTGATACATCCTCCGGAGGAACGCCCTTATCGGCATCTTCTCCCATCGTGAGTGGAACGATCTATTATGCGGAAGTCACAGATCCGAATACCGGATGTGTGAGTTCCCAACGTCTGACGCTTGAACTGGACCTTACCGGTTGTGAGAACGTCCTTGTTCCTGATGGCTTCTCTCCCAACGGAGACGGCATCAATGATCAATTTGAAATTGAGAACGTATCGATTATCTATCCCAACTTTACTATTGAGATCTTCAATCGTAATGGAAATGTAGTCTATAAAGGAAATGCCAACAGCCCTGCCTGGGACGGTACTGCAAACCAGAGCAGTCTGGGAAGCAAGACCCTGCCTAGCGGCGTCTATTTCTACGTGATCAATTATAACGACGGGGAAACCGCTCCACGTCAAGGACGAGTATACTTAAACCGATAATCTTTAGGAAAACGACAGAACAATGAAAAATTCAGTGATTAAAACGACCATTTTTACGCTGCTTTTCCTTTGGACAATAAAAGGTTTAGCACAACAAGACCCCATATTCACGCAGTACATGTACAACTTGAGCGTGATCAATCCGGCCTACGCCACCAGTAACGAAGGCGTGATCAATCTGGGTGGTTTATACCGCACCCAGTGGACCGGAATAGAAGGCGCACCACAAACCGCTACCTTCTTTGCACACACCCCCATCAATGACCGCGTAGAGATAGGTATCTCCTTTGTGCACGATGAGATTGGAGATGTGCTCAGTCAGACCGGCGTATTTGCAGATTTCGCTTATAAACTACGGGTGTCTGAGTTTGGAAGACTGGCTCTCGGACTGAAAGCCGGTGCCACCTTCTTCAGTACCGATTTCAACGGCTTTCAACTGGGATCGGGTGATATCACCACAGATCCGGCCTTTGCGGCTAATGCCAATGAGACCTTTCCCAACGTGGGCATTGGAGCCTTTTATTACGGTGACAACTACTACGTCGGACTATCTGCACCCAACCTGCTGAACAACACGCATCTTGAGGAAGAGAATGGGGTCAGCCGTTTTGGAGAAGAGGCCGTGCATTACTACCTGACCGGTGGTTATGTCTTCGACATCAATGCCGATTTTAAAGTGAAGCCTTCAGCCATGATTCGCGCCGTGGGTGGTGCTCCCCTATCCGTTGACATCAATGCCAATGTTTTGATGTACCAACGGTTTGAAGCCGGGGTGAGTTATCGCATTGGTGATGCCGTTGCCGGTTTGGTCAATTTTGAGGTCAAACCCGGATTACGCATTGGTTATGCCTACGACTATACACTCAGTAATCTGGGAGACTACAGCAGTGGATCCCACGAGATCATGGTCCTTTTTGATCTTGATTTCTTCGGCTTTATGCCCGGTTACCTCAAATCCCCAAGATTCTTCTAAACCCAACGATGATGAAAACCATATATATTCTTTTAGCTTGTGTCTTGGTGCAAACGCTCGGGGCACAGAATAGCCTGAGCAAGGCAGACAAATTATTTGCCTCCAAGGCGTTTTACGAAGCGGCTGCCCTCTATGAAGAGGAGACTGAAAAAAGTCAACAGGTACTACAGAACCTGGCCGACAGTTATTACTACTACAATGAGGGAAAAAAGGCTTATGACACCTATACGCAATTGTTCGATGCCCATGACGACATTGACTCGGAGTACTATTTCCGTTATGCGGAAACGGCCAAACTGGTAGGTGATCTGGACAAGGCCAGTGAATTACTGACCGAGTATACCGGAGCTCCGGTCAATTTGCGGGACCATTACAATGAAGTTCGTAAGAGCGTACCCCATCGTTTTGATACGCAGATGGTCAACCGCATGGCGCCCGAGTCAGATTTTGGTGCTACCTATTTTGATCGTCAGATCGTATTTGCTTCTACGCGCAATATCGAACGCCCGATCTACGGCTGGAACGGTGAGCCCTTCCTGGATCTGTATTACGGAAAAGTGTCGGGAACTACCTTGACCGATGTCGGCTTATTTCCCGGAGAAGTCAATACCGATGCGCATGAGAGCAGCCCTGCCTTTCACCCCAATGGCACCACCATGTACTTTACGCGAAACAGCGATAAAAAAGTGCGTATTGGTCGGGAGAAAGTCGGTGTACTCCAAATCATGAAAGCAGACCTGGTGGCCGGTCAATGGACGAACATTGAGCCAGTTTCTTTTGCCGGTGACAAATTCAATACCGCTCACCCTACGGTAAATCGAGACGGGACACGACTTTATTTCAGTAGTGATATGGAAGGTGGCTTTGGGAGTTACGACATCTATGAAGTTGCGATCAACGCAGACGGTAGCTTTGGAGAAGTGCGCAATCTAGGGGAAGCGGTCAATTCAAAGGAGCGCGAGCAGTTTCCATTTATTTCCGATCGCAATCACCTTTATTTTACCCGCACCGGTCCGATGACATTCGGTGGGATGGATATTTACGCAAGTGAATGGCAAGGTGACGCTTTCGCGAAAGCGTACAATATGGGACCCTCCATCAATACCCCTTATGACGATTTTGCTTTTATCGTGAAGGAAGGATCGGCCTCGGGCTACTTCTCTTCGAACCGAAGCGGTCAGGATAAATTACAGATCTTTACCCGCCGTCCTAATACAGAGGAAGAATACATTGTGGAAGGGGTGGTACAGGATAAGAACAGCGAAGAATTGCTTCCCGGTTCTTTAGTCACCCTTTTTGACAACCGAGGGAACGTCTTACAAGATACCATTGTCAAGGAGGATGCCCGCTATATCTTTAAAACAGAACCTAACCGCAAATACGTCGTTCGTGGTACCCGAAAGCTGTACATCCCTTACGATGTCGCATTTGAGACCGATCAGGAAGGAAATATCAGCCATAATATTTATCTCACCCTGGAATCTTACGCTGACGCGGAAAAGAATATTGAGAAAGACGAATTGACGCAGCTGACCCAGGTGAAATTGGAAAAGATCTATTTTGATTTCGATAAAAGCGCCATCACGGAGAAAGCCGCTAATACTCTGGACGATCTGGTTGCGCTCATGAAGAAATATCCAGAGATGGAGATTGAAGTGGCCTCCCATACCGATGCTCGCGGACCGGCTGATTACAACCTGGCCTTGTCCAAGCGCAGAGCACAATCGACCATGGATTATCTAATCAGCCAGGGCATTGAAGCCTCCCGACTGAAGTCCATAGGTTATGGAGAGATGCAGCCCTTAAACAACTGTACCGAACCCGGAATGTGTACGGAAGAAGAATACGACCTCAACCGACGTTCAGAATTTACCATTCTGAAATAAATACAACCAAGACATCCTAACCCACCAAAAAAACCTTTTGCTTCTGCAAGAGGTTTTATTTTTTTTAGGGGATTCTTATTCTACAAGCCGCTGATGTAGCTTCCGTAAAGGTCTTTAAAGCGAACTCCTCCGCTCAGGCGGTACTTGCTTAGTTTTTTATACTCGACTAAAGCCCAAAGCACAAACTCCTTCATAAAGTGCCGATCCTGTTCCGGAAGTTCGTTCTGATACTTCTGCAGTAGTTCTTCCAGGGGTTTAATGGCATCCAACTCCTTACGGTACTCTTCATCTTTGGCATCATCCAATAATTCAAAACCAGTCTGATCAAAAAACCATTCTACGACCTCGGCATAGGGATCTTGATCTGTTTCTTTTTTCAGCTTTTCGATCTTGGGAAAATACTCCAGGAATAGCGCTTTGATCGACGTTCCCAAGAGCTGTCGGGCCACCGAAGCAGCTCCTTCCAGTTCTCCCTCGTATACCAATTCTACTTTCCCGGTGATCGCAGGAATGATTCCCAGAAAATCACCTACCCGAACGGTGGTCTCCTCCTGACCGCTGAGGAGCATACGACGTTCTGCTGTACTCAATAGATTTTCAAATGCGGTAATACTGAGTCGGGCGCTCACTCCACTCTTCTCATCAATAAAATCACTTTCCCGGGCAACAAAACTCAACTGTTCCAATAAATCTTTGGCCATATCCGGCACATGGATCTGTTGGGCTTGCCTCTGGTCGAGCCTGGCTTCCTGCTCGGTGATCGTCCGCGCCACTTCGATCGATTCGGGATAATGCGTTAATATTTGAGATCCGATACGGTCTTTCAACGGCGTTACTATACTTCCACGATTGGTGTAATCTTCCGGATTTGCGGTGAAGACAAACTGAATGTCCAGGGGGAGTCGGAGTTTAAAGCCTCTGATCTGCATGTCCCCTTCCTGCAAGATATTGAATAGAGCCACCTGAATGCGTGCCTGCAGGTCAGGTAACTCGTTGATCACAAAAATGCTGCGATTGGCGCGCGGGATCATCCCAAAGTGGATCACCCGATCGTCGGCATAGCTCAGTTTTAAATTGGCTGCTTTGATAGGATCTACATCCCCAACCAGATCGGCCACGGTCACGTCAGGGGTCGCCAGTTTTTCGGCAAAGCGTTCCTCCCGGTACAACCAGCTAATGGGAGTGTCATCTCCTTTCTGCGCGATCAGTTCTTTGGCATAGCGCGAAATGGGCTGAAAAGGGTCGTCAACAATCTCTGAACCACTCACATAAGGGATATACTCGTCCAAAAGATTGACCATTTGACGGGCCAGACGGGTTTTGGCCTGCCCGCGTAATCCAAGTAGGTTAATGTTGTGTCGCGAGAGTATGGCTCGTTCCAGTTCAGGAATTACGGTATGTTCGTACCCATGTATCCCGGAGAAGGTGTCTTCGCCTTGCCGTAATTTTGCAATCAGATTATCGCGCAATTCTTCCTTGATCGATCTGCTTTGATAGCCTGCTTTTTTTAATTCACCAAAGGTGTTTATTTTCTTATAGTCCATTGTATTCTTTTCTTTTTTTACGGGCTCATTAGCCTCTTTATCGTATTCTTTTTTTCGGTTGGTTTCGTAATCCTGGAAGATCATTTCGCCCAATCCCTGCAAGCCGGTGTAAAAGGCTTTACCTTGATTGGCCTCCGTAAATTCATCCACAAATTGCTGTAGGTAGGGATCGTTGGCGATCATAAAGGTGGTAATGGGAATTCTTAATTTACGGGCCTGCTGCGCCATAGCGTAGCAGCGATTCACGATGTGCGGGTCCAGACCATTGGGATTCTTATAATAGCGTCCGTCCTTTAAACGCAGACAGCTGGGTTTCCCATCCGTGATCATAAAGATCTGTTTGTTGGTATTCCGCTTGCGGCGAAGGAGATCCATGGCCAATTCGAGACCGGCCACCGTATTGGTGTGAAATGGCCCTACCTGCAGATAGGGTAAATCTTTAATCTTGATGGGCCAGGCATCGTTACCAAAGACCAGGATATCCAAAGTGTCTTTAGGATAGCGGGTTGTGATCAGTTCTGCCAGCGCCATGGCCACTTTCTTAGCCGGTGTGATCCGGTCTTCTCCGTAGAGGATCATACTGTGGCTGATATCGATCATCAGCACCGTACTCATTTGTGCCTTAAAAGAAGTTTCCTCCACCACGAGATCGCTTTCGCGTAAGCTAAACTCGTCGATACCCTGATTGATCTGTGCATTCCGTAAACTCTCTGTCATGGAGATCCGATCTAGGGCATCGCCATACTGATAGTCCCGATACTCTCCCGTATGTTCATCACCACGCCCCACGTGTTTGGTGCGGTGGTTTCCCGACAGGCCTTTGCGAAGCTTCCCAAAGATCTGATCCAGCGCCCGCTGGCGAATGGCTTGTTCGGTCTTTTCAGTAATGGCTGCTCCTCCACTCCCATCGGGTCTGATCTCTTCACGGATATAGCCTCGATCTTTGAGTTCCTGAACAAAATCATCCAGGCTATAGTCATCCGTGGTCAATTGGTACTCCTGATCCAGTTGCTTCAACCAATCCATGGCTTCATCAAAATCTCCGGAAGTATGGGTGATCAATTCCTGAAAGACGTCAAACAACTTATCGAAAGGTGTTTGCTCAGGAGTGGTATAGGGTTCAAAGACAAAACCTTGTCGTAAATCCTTCTTTTTCATAGCATTCTAAATTATAAAAAAGCCACAAAAGCCCCATCCGGCTGGCGTTAAAGTATTGCCAAGAATTCCTAGGCAATCCCTCAAGACTTTTTGTAGCCCTTAGGAATGAATTATTTTTACAGAAAAGACCTTTGCCTTGAAATTCAAACTGGAATCTGATTTTAAACCGACCGGAGATCAACCTCAGGCTATCGAGCAACTCGTTAAAGGATTGAACGCTGAGGAGCGCTATCAGACCCTACTGGGAGTTACCGGAAGTGGAAAGACCTTCACCATCGCCAATGTGGTGCAGCAAGTACAGAAACCCACCCTGGTACTGGCCCATAATAAGACCTTGGCCGCCCAGTTATACAGTGAGTTCAAGGCCTTCTTTCCCAACAATGCCATTGAGTACTTCGTGTCGTATTACGATTACTACCAGCCGGAAGCCTACATCCCAACTTCAGGAACCTATATTGAAAAGGACCTTTCGATCAATGAAGAGATTGAGAAACTGCGCCTAAGCACTACCTCTTCTCTGCTTTCAGGACGCCGTGACGTGATCGTTGTCGCTTCCGTTTCCTGTTTATATGGGATTGGGAATCCGGTGGAGTTTCAAAAGAATGTGATCTCCATTAAGAGAGATCAAATAATTTCCAGGACCATGTTGCTCAAGCGATTGGTGCAGGGACTGTATTCGCGTACGGAAGGGGAGTTCAATCGGGGCAACTTCCGGATCAAAGGCGATACGGTGGATATTTTTCCCGGTTATGCCGACGATGCCTTTCGAGTACACTTTTTTGGAGACGAAATTGAAGATATTGAGCAGTTTGACGTCAAGACCAATGAAGTGCTGGAGAAGTACGACCGGCTCAATATTTACCCGGCCAATATGTTCGTGACTAGTCCGGATCGTTTACAGAACGCCATCGACCAAATCAGTATTGATCTGGGCAAGCAAGTCGACTATTTTAAAGACATTGCCAAACATTTGGAAGCCAAGCGGCTGGAGGAGCGAACGAATTTTGATCTGGAGATGATTCGCGAACTCGGATATTGCTCGGGTATCGAGAATTACTCCCGCTACCTGGACGGTCGTGATCCCGGGACCCGCCCGTTCTGCTTGCTCGACTATTTCCCCGACGATTACCTGATGGTAGTAGACGAAAGTCACGTGACCGTTTCACAGGTCAGCGCCATGTATGGAGGCGATCGCAGTCGGAAGGAGAATCTGGTTGAATACGGTTTCCGACTTCCGGCAGCTATGGACAATCGGCCGTTGAAGTTTGAAGAATTTGAACAACTCCAAAATCAGGTCATCTATGTGAGTGCTACTCCCGC includes:
- a CDS encoding OmpA family protein is translated as MMKTIYILLACVLVQTLGAQNSLSKADKLFASKAFYEAAALYEEETEKSQQVLQNLADSYYYYNEGKKAYDTYTQLFDAHDDIDSEYYFRYAETAKLVGDLDKASELLTEYTGAPVNLRDHYNEVRKSVPHRFDTQMVNRMAPESDFGATYFDRQIVFASTRNIERPIYGWNGEPFLDLYYGKVSGTTLTDVGLFPGEVNTDAHESSPAFHPNGTTMYFTRNSDKKVRIGREKVGVLQIMKADLVAGQWTNIEPVSFAGDKFNTAHPTVNRDGTRLYFSSDMEGGFGSYDIYEVAINADGSFGEVRNLGEAVNSKEREQFPFISDRNHLYFTRTGPMTFGGMDIYASEWQGDAFAKAYNMGPSINTPYDDFAFIVKEGSASGYFSSNRSGQDKLQIFTRRPNTEEEYIVEGVVQDKNSEELLPGSLVTLFDNRGNVLQDTIVKEDARYIFKTEPNRKYVVRGTRKLYIPYDVAFETDQEGNISHNIYLTLESYADAEKNIEKDELTQLTQVKLEKIYFDFDKSAITEKAANTLDDLVALMKKYPEMEIEVASHTDARGPADYNLALSKRRAQSTMDYLISQGIEASRLKSIGYGEMQPLNNCTEPGMCTEEEYDLNRRSEFTILK
- a CDS encoding magnesium chelatase; amino-acid sequence: MDYKKINTFGELKKAGYQSRSIKEELRDNLIAKLRQGEDTFSGIHGYEHTVIPELERAILSRHNINLLGLRGQAKTRLARQMVNLLDEYIPYVSGSEIVDDPFQPISRYAKELIAQKGDDTPISWLYREERFAEKLATPDVTVADLVGDVDPIKAANLKLSYADDRVIHFGMIPRANRSIFVINELPDLQARIQVALFNILQEGDMQIRGFKLRLPLDIQFVFTANPEDYTNRGSIVTPLKDRIGSQILTHYPESIEVARTITEQEARLDQRQAQQIHVPDMAKDLLEQLSFVARESDFIDEKSGVSARLSITAFENLLSTAERRMLLSGQEETTVRVGDFLGIIPAITGKVELVYEGELEGAASVARQLLGTSIKALFLEYFPKIEKLKKETDQDPYAEVVEWFFDQTGFELLDDAKDEEYRKELDAIKPLEELLQKYQNELPEQDRHFMKEFVLWALVEYKKLSKYRLSGGVRFKDLYGSYISGL
- the uvrB gene encoding excinuclease ABC subunit UvrB — encoded protein: MKFKLESDFKPTGDQPQAIEQLVKGLNAEERYQTLLGVTGSGKTFTIANVVQQVQKPTLVLAHNKTLAAQLYSEFKAFFPNNAIEYFVSYYDYYQPEAYIPTSGTYIEKDLSINEEIEKLRLSTTSSLLSGRRDVIVVASVSCLYGIGNPVEFQKNVISIKRDQIISRTMLLKRLVQGLYSRTEGEFNRGNFRIKGDTVDIFPGYADDAFRVHFFGDEIEDIEQFDVKTNEVLEKYDRLNIYPANMFVTSPDRLQNAIDQISIDLGKQVDYFKDIAKHLEAKRLEERTNFDLEMIRELGYCSGIENYSRYLDGRDPGTRPFCLLDYFPDDYLMVVDESHVTVSQVSAMYGGDRSRKENLVEYGFRLPAAMDNRPLKFEEFEQLQNQVIYVSATPADYELQKSEGIYVEQIIRPTGLLDPVVEVRPSLNQIDDLLEEIQKRVELDERVLVTTLTKRMAEELTKYLDRVQVRARYIHSDVDTLERVEIMHDLRSGLFDVLVGVNLLREGLDLPEVSLVAILDADKEGFLRSNRSLTQTIGRAARNINGMAILYADTITRSMKEAIDESNYRREKQIAYNQKHNVTPKAIKKSLDSALSRKQKYTLEAENIVNLAAEPKEEYLTKPQIEKKIRDTRKQMEKAAKELDFMQAAQLRDRIKSYQDQLQELA